In Musa acuminata AAA Group cultivar baxijiao chromosome BXJ3-11, Cavendish_Baxijiao_AAA, whole genome shotgun sequence, one DNA window encodes the following:
- the LOC135584015 gene encoding two-component response regulator-like APRR2, which produces MVGATDDFVVWKDFPKRLKILLLQKDEASAAETKSKLEEMDYLVSLYHSEEDALEAISKDAESFHVSIVEVTASDSCGTFRFLEMAQDIPTIVISDEHCLSTMMKCIALGAAEFLQKPLSEDKLRNIWQHVVHKALNAGGSVLSKSLKPIKDTVVSMLRIQSETSEHKIEEKVTEIDGKHGCEKTMANDRLSAPSTPQLERGRFPPDREFQDVTCCSVAKELLQPRKSSSSASKSVENTCDNSISVANTVDALPSKAQHIAAEEEVNSVDGSKTDECSSVKAGSLPSDLHSVENIESHADDVQKKKSVLDYSYLNGGRNNRKKTKVDWTPELHRRFVQAVEQLGIEQAIPSKILELMKVEGLTRHNVASHLQKYRMHRRHILPKDQDRRWQPHRDSTARGCISRPILAYPPYHPNCGAPTNQIYPVWGHPNYRSHGVQMWGHAGYTAWHPPPQSWPWKTYPLVRADAWGCPVVTQYGQYRMSSPRSPMSSDFDMNGDRNEMFRESYDLHQVEMIDQLVKETMSKPWLPLPLGLKSPSTDVVLAELNRQGICTVPPATNAASPDPNDFCA; this is translated from the exons ATGGTTGGCGCCACTGATGATTTTGTTGTATGGAAGGATTTCCCCAAGCGGCTCAAGATTCTGCTCCTCCAGAAAGATGAGGCCTCCGCCGCCGAAACGAAATCCAAACTCGAGGAAATGGACTATTTGG TGTCTTTGTATCATAGTGAGGAAGACGCACTGGAAGCAATCTCGAAGGACGCTGAGAGCTTTCATGTTTCTATTGTGGAG GTGACGGCAAGCGATTCCTGTGGCACTTTCAGGTTTCTTGAGATGGCTCAGGACATTCCTACCATTG TTATCTCGGATGAACACTGCCTGAGCACCATGATGAAATGCATAGCG CTTGGTGCAGCAGAGTTTCTTCAGAAGCCACTCTCCGAAGACAAACTCAGGAACATATGGCAACATGTGGTTCATAAG GCCCTCAACGCAGGAGGCAGTGTGTTGTCGAAATCGTTGAAGCCCATCAAAGATACCGTAGTTTCTATGCTCCGAATTCAGTCAGAAACATCAGAGCACAAAATTGAAGAGAAAGTAACAGAGATTGATGGCAAACATGGTTGTGAAAAGACCATGGCAAACGACAGGTTATCAGCACCTTCAACTCCGCAACTGGAACGAGGAAGGTTCCCGCCAGACCGAGAGTTCCAGGATGTGACATGCTGCTCAGTTGCTAAAGAATTGTTACAACCAAGGAAGTCTAGTAGCTCGGCGTCAAAATCAGTCGAAAACACTTGTGATAATTCAATCAGTGTTGCTAACACAGTGGATGCCTTACCTTCCAAAGCCCAACACATTGCAGCCGAAGAAGAGGTTAATTCAGTAGATGGTTCCAAAACTGATGAGTGCAGCTCTGTTAAAGCAGGATCTCTACCTTCCGACTTGCATAGCGTAGAGAATATAGAATCTCATGCGGACGATGTACAGAAGAAAAAATCGGTTCTCGATTATTCATATTTAAATGGTGGCAGAAACAACAGAAAGAAAACAAAG GTGGACTGGACTCCAGAACTTCACAGACGGTTTGTTCAGGCCGTAGAGCAGCTGGGAATAGAGCAGGCAATTCCTTCCAAGATCCTAGAACTGATGAAGGTGGAGGGTCTTACAAGGCATAATGTTGCTAGCCACTTGCAG AAGTATCGGATGCATAGAAGACACATTCTGCCGAAAGACCAAGATAGGAGATGGCAACCACACAGAGACTCCACTGCAAGGGGTTGCATATCGCGCCCGATCTTGGCATACCCTCCGTATCATCCCAACTGTGGTGCTCCGACAAATCAGATTTATCCTGTTTGGGGTCATCCAAATTACCGCAGCCATGGTGTTCAAATGTGGGGGCACGCCGGTTATACGGCATGGCATCCACCTCCACAAAGTTGGCCCTGGAAGACCTATCCACTG GTTCGTGCTGATGCATGGGGATGTCCTGTTGTCACCCAATACGGCCAGTATCGGATGTCTTCACCG AGGTCTCCGATGAGCAGTGACTTCGACATGAATGGAGATAGAAACGAGATGTTCAGAGAATCCTATGACCTCCATCAG GTGGAGATGATCGACCAATTGGTGAAGGAGACGATGAGCAAGCCGTGGCTGCCCCTCCCCCTCGGCCTCAAGTCACCATCCACCGACGTGGTGCTGGCCGAGCTCAACCGGCAGGGCATCTGCACCGTGCCCCCCGCCACCAACGCCGCCTCTCCTGATCCCAACGACTTCTGCGCGTGA
- the LOC103971737 gene encoding protoheme IX farnesyltransferase, mitochondrial, with protein MWRVTTAAAATRGLVYAGRASTKPTLDFSSVSFSSPRISSSVDGLAGSGAALLFALRLHSAVDPLTPRLERASAAFSTSSPAEAAAMLGSLAPASSFVSQMSRNVSEAIRHYGRCYWELSKARLSMLVVATSGTGFVLGSGSAIDIAGLSCTCAGTMMVAASANSLNQVFEIQNDAKMKRTRQRPLPSGRLSVPHAAIWASTVGIAGTTLLAWKANYLAAGLAASNLVLYAFVYTPLKQIHPVNTWVGAVVGAIPPLLGWAASSGELPLKSVILPAALYFWQIPHFMALAYLCRNDYIAGGFRMFSLADASGQRTALVSLRNCLYLLPLGLLAYNWGLTSKWFALESSLLTIFSSISALLFVRERTSKNARRMFYGSLLYLPVFMSGLLLHRQPNEQHEHVISEPTTMNVLLSEVEVQEGNSSSTGQYKQRKDLTCTQARPPIAYASVAPFPFLPVPLYVSPDS; from the exons ATGTGGAGAgtcaccaccgccgccgccgccacgagGGGCCTCGTCTACGCTGGCCGAGCAAGCACTAAACCTACCCTTGATTTCTCCTCCGTTTCCTTTTCGTCTCCTCGGATCTCATCTTCCGTCGATGGTCTCGCCGGCAGCGGAGCGGCGCTTCTCTTTGCTCTGCGACTCCACTCGGCCGTAGATCCGTTGACGCCGAGGCTCGAGAGGGCCTCCGCCGCCTTTTCCACCTCGTCTCCGGCTGAGGCGGCGGCGATGCTCGGATCTCTGGCGCCTGCCTCGTCGTTTGTCTCTCAGATGTCGAGGAATGTCTCCGAGGCCATCCGTCATTACGGCCGCTGCTACTGGGAGCTCTCGAAGGCTCGTCTTAG CATGCTTGTAGTTGCAACTTCTGGAACTGGTTTTGTTCTCGGTAGTGGCAGCGCTATAGATATTGCGGGGCTTTCTTGCACTTGTGCTGGCACTATGATGGTTGCAGCATCTGCAAACTCTTTAAATCAG GTGTTTGAGATTCAGAATGATGCTAAAATGAAAAGAACAAGGCAAAGACCACTACCTTCAGGACGtctaagtgttcctcatgctgccATCTGGGCATCTACTGTTGGGATTGCTGGCACAACTTTGTTGGCTTGGAAG GCTAATTACCTGGCGGCAGGGCTTGCAGCTAGTAATTTAGTTCTTTATGCATTTGTGTATACTCCCTTGAAACAGATACACCCAGTCAATACATGGGTTGGTGCAGTAGTTGGTGCCATTCCTCCACTTCTTGG GTGGGCAGCATCATCTGGTGAACTACCGTTAAAATCAGTGATTCTTCCAGCTGCTTTGTATTTTTGGCAGATTCCACACTTTATGGCCCTTGCTTATTTGTGTCGCAATGACTACATTGCTGGAGG GTTCCGTATGTTTTCTCTTGCTGATGCTTCTGGCCAAAGAACTGCTTTAGTGTCCCTAAGGAACTGCCTGTATCTGCTTCCTCTGGGACTATTGGCATATAATT GGGGTCTTACTTCCAAGTGGTTTGCACTTGAATCATCACTACTCACAATTTTCAGCAGCATTTCAGCCCTATTATTCGTTCGTGAGCGAACATCAAAGAACGCCAGAAGGATGTTTTACGGAAGCCTATTATATTTGCCTGTTTTTATGTCTGGACTCTTATTGCATAGGCAGCCTAATGAACAACACGAGCATGTGATCTCCGAACCTACCACAATGAACGTTCTTCTATCTGAAGTTGAAGTGCAGGAGGGAAACAGCAGCAGCACTGGGCAATACAAGCAGAGGAAAGATCTGACTTGCACACAAGCCCGTCCACCCATCGCCTATGCATCAGTTGCTCCATTCCCCTTCTTACCTGTACCATTGTATGTCTCCCCCGACTCGTGA
- the LOC103971739 gene encoding protein NRT1/ PTR FAMILY 7.3-like produces the protein MVYLQTDSKVSKMEDAQDKDILESSVEFTGQHAAEGRSGGWLAGNFLLVNQGLATLAFFGVNVNLVLFLTRVLQQSNAVAANNVSKWTGALNIFSLVGAFLSDSYWGGYKTCVVFQAVFVFGLTVLSLTSHLFLIKPSGCGDQWTPCGSHTNLEVRLFYFVIYMVALGNGGYQPTVASFGADQFDEDDPKEAHSKDTFFLYFYLALNLGSLFSNTCLSYFEDRGMWAWGFWASTVSAFVALLMFVGATPTYRHRKPGGNTLSRFCQVVVAASRKWRVGMPPGAADLYEEDGKELQVAGGRKRILHTEGLGFLDRAAVVDSDDFTFQAQSTHRKLWRLCTITQVEEVKCVLRLLPIWLCTILYSVVFTQMASLFVVQGAAMRRTVGGVTIPPSIMSAFDILSVVAFIFFYKRLLQPLVCRVRKNTTGLTELQRMGIGLIIAALAMVSAGVVEHFRLKLRCRGCTAASSLHIMWQVPQYVLVGASEVFMYVSQLQFFNGQTPDGLKSFGSALYMTSIAFGNFFSDFIVTIVMKITGKGGRPGWIPANLNDGHLDRFYFLLAALSCADLVAYVVCAMSYKCIKMEGRCEKATSGFHV, from the exons ATGGTGTATTTGCAGACCGACTCCAAGGTGTCTAAAATG GAAGACGCACAGGACAAGGACATACTTGAGAGCTCGGTGGAGTTCACAGGGCAGCATGCAGCAGAAGGGAGGTCGGGCGGATGGCTGGCTGGAAATTTTCTGCTTG TGAATCAGGGCCTGGCAACGCTAGCTTTCTTCGGGGTGAACGTCAACCTGGTGTTGTTCCTCACGAGAGTGCTACAGCAGAGCAACGCGGTTGCCGCCAACAACGTCAGCAAATGGACAGGAGCTCTCAACATCTTCTCTCTCGTTGGTGCATTCCTCAGTGACTCCTATTGGGGAGGATACAAGACTTGCGTCGTCTTCCAAGCCGTGTTCGTATTC GGGTTGACGGTGCTATCCCTGACTTCGCACCTGTTCCTGATCAAGCCCTCGGGTTGTGGTGATCAGTGGACTCCTTGTGGTTCGCACACCAATCTGGAAGTCAGGTTGTTTTACTTTGTCATCTACATGGTTGCCCTGGGGAACGGGGGCTACCAGCCCACCGTTGCTTCCTTTGGGGCGGACCAGTTCGATGAGGACGACCCCAAGGAAGCCCACTCCAAAGACACCTTCTTCCTCTACTTCTACCTTGCCCTCAACCTGGGCTCCCTCTTCTCCAACACCTGCTTGAGCTACTTCGAGGACCGTGGCATGTGGGCCTGGGGCTTCTGGGCCTCCACCGTGTCCGCTTTCGTGGCACTGCTCATGTTCGTGGGTGCGACGCCTACTTACCGCCACCGCAAGCCAGGTGGCAACACCCTCTCTAGATTCTGCCAGGTGGTCGTCGCTGCGTCGAGGAAATGGAGGGTCGGGATGCCGCCGGGGGCCGCCGACCTGTACGAGGAGGACGGGAAGGAGCTCCAAGTAGCTGGTGGACGCAAAAGGATCCTCCACACAGAGGGCTTGGG GTTCTTGGACCGAGCTGCGGTCGTCGACTCCGATGATTTTACCTTCCAAGCTCAGTCGACCCACCGTAAACTCTGGCGTCTCTGCACCATCACACAAGTAGAAGAAGTGAAGTGCGTGCTCAGGTTGCTCCCCATATGGCTTTGCACCATCCTCTATTCCGTGGTCTTCACTCAGATGGCCTCCCTCTTCGTCGTACAAGGCGCTGCAATGCGAAGGACGGTCGGAGGCGTCACCATTCCGCCTTCCATCATGTCGGCCTTCGACATCCTCAGCGTCGTCGCCTTCATCTTCTTCTACAAGAGGCTCCTCCAACCCCTCGTCTGCAGGGTCAGGAAGAACACGACGGGGCTCACGGAACTCCAGAGGATGGGGATCGGGCTGATCATAGCGGCCCTGGCCATGGTCTCAGCCGGTGTCGTGGAGCACTTCAGGCTGAAGCTGCGGtgcaggggttgcaccgccgccaGCTCGCTGCACATCATGTGGCAGGTGCCTCAGTACGTGCTGGTAGGAGCCTCGGAGGTGTTCATGTACGTCAGTCAGCTGCAGTTCTTCAATGGGCAGACTCCGGATGGGCTCAAAAGCTTCGGGAGCGCGCTCTACATGACCTCCATCGCGTTCGGAAACTTCTTCAGTGACTTCATCGTCACCATCGTGATGAAGATCACAGGCAAGGGCGGTCGGCCAGGGTGGATTCCGGCGAACCTAAATGATGGCCACTTGGACAGGTTCTACTTCCTCTTAGCAGCTTTAAGCTGCGCAGACCTTGTGGCGTACGTGGTTTGTGCCATGTCCTACAAGTGCATCAAGATGGAAGGGAGATGTGAGAAGGCTACTAGTGGTTTCCACGTCTGA
- the LOC135653010 gene encoding GATA transcription factor 4-like, translating into MAYDLVGFSSTPTSSSSSSPKPLVERDFLSRVEERNYGMSGLDVSLSLSPPLMVIGKRCSACGETKTPLWRNGPDGPKSLCNACGIRYRKEAKKINTNLTLAPPDHVVQLSAKGNRAR; encoded by the exons ATGGCATACGACCTGGTGGGTTTCTCTTCCACCCCCAcctcgtcgtcgtcctcctccccaAAGCCTTTGGTGGAGAGGGACTTCCTGAGTCGTGTGGAGGAGCGGAACTATGGCATGTCCGGTTTGGACGTCAGTCTCTCCCTCAGTCCTCCTCTCATGGTCATCGGCAAGAGGTGCTCGGCTTGTGGAGAGACCAAAACTCCACTGTGGCGAAATGGCCCCGACGGGCCTAAG AGCTTGTGCAATGCTTGCGGCATACGGTATCGGAAGGAAGCCAAGAAGATTAACACCAACCTGACTCTGGCTCCGCCAGATCATGTAGTGCAGTTGAGTGCTAAAGGCAACCGAgcaagatga
- the LOC135652535 gene encoding NAC domain-containing protein 71-like: MTTSSLLPGFRFRPTDDELVGYYLKRKVDGLGTELDLIPVVQLYKYDPWDLPDKSFLPKRDMEWFFFCPRDRKYPNGLRTNRATASGYWKATGKDRKIACEPSVFALRKTLVFYRGRAPGGERMDWVMHEYRLCENLHEGSSNFVGGFALCRVIKRNVHGMKTGDLHGESKAKRCPSSSDAFKFDPKGYSGKVLNSLEENSSRVTKVSHRSTDSTPIASPDADREIDSEMRGFWESQVVSDASKTSLVDRGISSSMITIGNTAEREASPPSNLSPFSVDLIEEEFGVVGGFPGSGSLLAFPSPAYCMGLYGNARDITYQSLELDAPRDPSASHSGTETWNTTAPASVCRQAGEGEDESLWLHEDNLVVVI; encoded by the exons ATGACTACTTCGTCACTGCTGCCAGGGTTCCGTTTCCGTCCGACGGACGACGAGCTGGTGGGATACTACCTGAAGAGGAAAGTGGACGGGCTGGGTACTGAGCTGGATCTCATTCCGGTGGTCCAGTTGTACAAGTACGACCCGTGGGACTTACCTG ACAAGTCATTTCTTCCGAAGAGAGATATGGAGTGGTTCTTCTTCTGCCCACGAGACCGTAAATACCCAAATGGTTTACGCACAAATAGAGCTACAGCATCTGGTTATTGGAAAGCCACTGGTAAAGACCGAAAGATTGCCTGTGAGCCTTCTGTGTTTGCCTTGAGAAAAACACTTGTGTTCTACCGTGGAAGGGCCCCCGGAGGTGAAAGGATGGATTGGGTGATGCATGAGTATCGCCTTTGCGAAAATCTACATGAAGGATCTTCTAATTTTGTG GGAGGTTTTGCGTTGTGCCGAGTGATCAAAAGAAATGTTCATGGGATGAAAACTGGTGATCTGCATGGAGAATCCAAAGCTAAAAGATGTCCCTCTTCTTCTGATGCATTTAAGTTTGACCCTAAAGGATATTCtggaaaggtcctcaatagtttggAAGAGAATTCATCACGCGTCACAAAAGTGTCTCACAGAAGCACAGATTCGACTCCTATAGCTTCTCCAGATGCTGATAGAGAGATCGACTCTGAGATGAGAGGCTTCTGGGAATCACAAGTAGTCTCCGATGCTTCAAAG ACTTCTTTGGTGGACCGAGGCATCTCTAGCTCGATGATTACCATTGGAAATACCGCTGAAAGAGAAGCATCCCCACCAAGTAATCTCTCTCCCTTCAGTGTCGACCTCATCGAGGAAGAGTTTGGGGTAGTGGGTGGATTTCCTGGGAGTGGAAGTTTGCTTGCTTTTCCAAGCCCTGCATATTGCATGGGACTTTACGGCAATGCAAGAGACATCACATATCAGAGCCTTGAATTGGATGCACCAAGAGATCCAAGTGCATCACATAGTG GCACTGAGACTTGGAACACGACAGCGCCTGCATCAGTCTGTAGACAAGCAGGTGAGGGAGAGGATGAAAGCTTGTGGTTGCATGAAGACAACTTGGTGGTAGTGATTTAA
- the LOC103971741 gene encoding DAR GTPase 2, mitochondrial isoform X1, translating into MATLASFSSRLGAVVRELASKKGPGGWYGRHMAAAERAILERIPLVDLVVEVRDARIPSTSAFKCLRKACCSHKQVIVLNKVDLADNFLTERWLKHFKNQNYITYGLNAHNKDSIKELLRILRARVKELKFGESNYTATILLTGIPNVGKSAIANSMHQIGRIGAAEKGKLKHAVVNPHPGETKDISSYKIASHPNLYVLDSPGILRLKIAHNDMGAKLALTGAMEDFLIGEYDLARYFLAILNLSEEYKRWEKLKDTLDDTLSSVSLEKHVVGRETVQRKPRQYPSDHTQDFIVKDVRQTLFKTISSFEGHLEEENNMAKIIESQFIALQEALKVSSESSEDRYKAVAVKLLNLYRTGRLGRYTLDLVSSEV; encoded by the exons ATGGCGACGCTTGCATCGTTCTCGAGTCGGTTGGGCGCCGTCGTCCGCGAGCTGGCCTCAAAGAAGGGGCCTGGCGGATGGTACGGCCGTCACATGGCCGCGGCGGAGCGCGCAATCCTTGAGCGGATCCCCCTCGTCGACCTCGTCGTCGAGGTCCGCGACGCCAGG ATACCATCAACATCTGCTTTCAAGTGCCTGAGAAAGGCATGTTGCTCCCATAAACAAGTCATTGTGCTGAACAAGGTGGACTTGGCTGATAACTTCCTAACAGAG AGATGGTTGAAACACTTCAAGAACCAGAACTATATTACTTACGGACTCAATGCCCACAATAAGGATAGTATCAAGGAG CTACTAAGAATTCTACGAGCTAGGGTAAAAGAACTAAAGTTTGGCGAGAGTAATTACACTGCAACTATACTGCTGACTGGGATTCCAAATGTTGGCAAATCAGCCATAGCCAATAGTATGCATCAAATTGGAAGGATTGGTGCAGCAG AGAAGGGAAAATTGAAGCATGCAGTAGTCAACCCACATCCTGGGGAAACTAAAGATATTAGCAGCTATAAG ATTGCGAGTCATCCCAACTTATATGTATTGGATTCACCTGGTATTCTTCGACTTAAAATTGCTCACAATGATATGGGTGCCAAACTAGCCTTGACAG GAGCTATGGAGGACTTCTTAATAGGTGAGTATGATCTTGCTCGATATTTTCTAGCTATTCTCAACTTGTCAGAGGAATACAAACGATGGGAGAAGCTAAAAGATACTCTAGATGACACATTATCCTCGGTTAGCTTGGAGAAACATGTGGTGGGCCGTGAAACCGTTCAGAGGAAACCGAGGCAATATCCTTCAGATCATACACAG GACTTTATTGTCAAAGATGTTCGTCAAACCCTATTCAAGACTATTTCTTCATTTGAGGGACACTTGGAAGAGGAAAATAACATGGcgaaaattattgaatctcagttTATAGCGCTGCAAGAGGCTCTTAAAGTTTCTTCGGAGTCAAGTGAGGACAGATATAAAGCAGTTGCTGTAAAGTTGTTGAACCTTTATCGAACTGGAAGGCTTGGCCGTTATACTTTGGATCTTGTTTCGAGTGAAGTTTGA
- the LOC103971741 gene encoding DAR GTPase 2, mitochondrial isoform X3 — translation MATLASFSSRLGAVVRELASKKGPGGWYGRHMAAAERAILERIPLVDLVVEVRDARIPSTSAFKCLRKACCSHKQVIVLNKVDLADNFLTERWLKHFKNQNYITYGLNAHNKDSIKELLRILRARVKELKFGESNYTATILLTGIPNVGKSAIANSMHQIGRIGAAEKGKLKHAVVNPHPGETKDISSYKELWRTS, via the exons ATGGCGACGCTTGCATCGTTCTCGAGTCGGTTGGGCGCCGTCGTCCGCGAGCTGGCCTCAAAGAAGGGGCCTGGCGGATGGTACGGCCGTCACATGGCCGCGGCGGAGCGCGCAATCCTTGAGCGGATCCCCCTCGTCGACCTCGTCGTCGAGGTCCGCGACGCCAGG ATACCATCAACATCTGCTTTCAAGTGCCTGAGAAAGGCATGTTGCTCCCATAAACAAGTCATTGTGCTGAACAAGGTGGACTTGGCTGATAACTTCCTAACAGAG AGATGGTTGAAACACTTCAAGAACCAGAACTATATTACTTACGGACTCAATGCCCACAATAAGGATAGTATCAAGGAG CTACTAAGAATTCTACGAGCTAGGGTAAAAGAACTAAAGTTTGGCGAGAGTAATTACACTGCAACTATACTGCTGACTGGGATTCCAAATGTTGGCAAATCAGCCATAGCCAATAGTATGCATCAAATTGGAAGGATTGGTGCAGCAG AGAAGGGAAAATTGAAGCATGCAGTAGTCAACCCACATCCTGGGGAAACTAAAGATATTAGCAGCTATAAG GAGCTATGGAGGACTTCTTAA
- the LOC103971741 gene encoding protein TORNADO 2 isoform X2, whose product MALDDTIIAGINFLAVLLSVPVIGIGIWLAMQTDNSCVQLLQWPVIVVGIVILLVALAGFVGAFWRMPRLLLFYLVAMLVVILLLASLVIFIYAVTVNGSGHPAPNRAYLEYRLEDYSGWLRRRVEGSYKWNRIKKCLSSTTVCAELNQTYRLAEDFFGARMSPLQSGCCKPPTACGYTFVNPTYWISPISTTSDVDCTLWSNDQMVLCYSCTSCKAGLLANLRREWRTADVVLVVTLVALIFVYVMGFCAFRNAKTDQLFRRYKQGHN is encoded by the exons ATGGCTCTCGATGACACCATCATAGCCGGCATCAACTTTCTGGCCGTGCTTCTCTCTGTACCTGTCATCGGCATCGGCATCTGGCTCGCCATGCAGACCGATAACTCCTGCGTGCAGCTCCTCCAATGGCCAGTCATCGTCGTCGGCATCGTCATCCTCCTCGTGGCTCTTGCGGGCTTCGTCGGTGCCTTTTGGCGCATGCCGAGGCTTCTGCTCTTCTACCTCGTGGCCATGCTCGTCGTCATACTCCTGCTGGCGAGCCTCGTCATCTTCATCTACGCGGTCACCGTCAATGGCTCCGGCCACCCGGCTCCAAACCGAGCCTACCTGGAGTACCGCCTGGAGGACTACTCGGGGTGGCTCCGGCGGAGGGTGGAGGGATCATACAAGTGGAACCGCATCAAGAAATGTCTGAGCTCCACAACTGTGTGCGCGGAGTTGAATCAGACGTACAGATTGGCTGAGGATTTCTTCGGTGCAAGGATGAGTCCCTTGCAG TCAGGATGCTGCAAGCCACCGACGGCATGCGGGTACACGTTCGTGAATCCGACGTACTGGATCAGCCCCATCAGCACCACATCGGACGTGGATTGCACGCTGTGGAGCAACGACCAGATGGTGCTTTGCTACTCGTGCACGTCCTGCAAAGCCGGCTTGCTGGCCAACCTTAGACGAGAGTGGAGGACAGCGGACGTGGTGCTGGTGGTGACCCTTGTGGCCCTCATCTTCGTCTACGTCATGGGTTTCTGCGCTTTCCGGAACGCCAAGACGGATCAGCTCTTCCGGCGATACAAGCAAGGTCACAACTGA